The region GGTATCaagtttaagtgtttggataggaaaCACTAAAAATCAACTTATTGTTGTAGGAATAAGCTAAATAAGCTAAGTTTAATAAGTATCCCCTTGCTTATAACTTATTGTTTATttctaatccaaacacttttaaAAAAGTTGCTTTCTCTTACCGCTATAAGCTAATTTATCCAAACACCCTCTTAGTATTTTCACTGAGATGGATTGTGTTCCTAATGTCATGGTTGGCAACCAAATTTTTACATTCATTGTGTCAAATTTTTGGACTTTAAGAAGGCTTTGTATACTTCAAAGAATTAGTGAACTTAGGATTCATCCCTGATATATACCTTCAACTCTAATACTGATTCAACAAACAATTCCAAGTTGGTTGTTGGTGTTGGCTTTACAGGTGATTTGTTTCAAGGAATCCCCTCTTTTTCTCAATTTATCTTTCTTTCATAATTAGATGAGCTCCTTTGACCAAAAAAAAACTTGCATTGTTGTAACTCCGATTATTTCGGTTATTATAGTCGTACAAATTGAAGGCATGCACTTTTTCATTTTTGTTATATGACAAGAAGAAGACATGCATAACGAAGCATCCACATAGTATTCTTTTTACAGTACACTAAAAGATCATCAAAAACAACAATTTTAGAGACTTACCCTTGAATTCAAAGAATTTTTGGGTTTCTATAAGATAATGATTCTTCTTAGTCCGACTCTAGCTAAAATCTTATTGATCAGTAGTAGTAGTGTAGAATCACGAAGTTTAGACGAGTATTTTTCATGAGGGGTTTGTTGTTGGAGGAGTTGATTGCATTTAGAGACTTACCAGAAGGTTATAAAGTTATAGTGAAAGGTGAAAGTTAGATGAAAGTTGACTGGTTGATTTCAAGTGCATGTGTTAGGGATGTTCATCAAACCACATAAACTGCACAAACCGCCCACACCGCATAATGTGGTTTAGAACTATCGTGGTGCAGTTTGCGGTTCGTAATTTTTTCAAACCGTACTATGTGGTGCGGTTTTTAATTACTAAATTATGGTTCAACCCACACCACATCACACTACATAATAATATTACAtacatgtgatatatatatatatatatatatatatatatatatatatatatatatatatatatatatatatatatatatatatgttcaggttcatttgggagatgctaattttgtgagaccgtgcgaccaaatctaaaaataattataaaatgcaaaataaaatgaaaaatcggaataaaaaaatttaattattattttcgtcacTTTAATACGTGGAAtattctaatataatattacactgtaaatattctaatgtgatttttagaatgttacaaTATTTTACTAGATTTCTCATATATgtaaaactagtttataacccgtggaaaccacggttacaaaattaaaattgataataaaatcagaaaattaagttgttaaaatatatatatatatatatatatatatattattaaaaaataagGAATTATAAAAGAAAAATGTAAACATAATAAGTGTAACCAAATTTGGTAAATATCCTTTAACCGGGGGATAATTGCGGTGGGTAATATTGATATATTTCGTTACCATATAAGAATTTATGAGTATTTATGAATATGAGTtgtaaaataaaattcaaattagGGAACCAAAATAATGACATGTGACGTATTATTGATTTAATAGGTTGACACATGACGGAATGAGATTAACcctattcatttattagatagggagatattctaatattctactagaatatgtaaaaaaaaggtatttttaattttttggtattttttataatttttttttttggaaaatataaatgacgaaaataatatttgaaaaaaaaaattcgacaatttttaattattttgcattaaaatttttttttttatctacaaaatgagtGGCTAGGATTGTGTCTCACGGTCTTACAAAATTAGGCAGTCTCAcgtgaacctaactctctctctctctctctctctctctctctctctctctctatatatatatatatatatatatatatatatatatatatatatatatatatatatatatatatatatatatatatatatatatatatatatatatatatatatatatatatatatatatatatatatatatataaggtcacAGATATCTTTGATCAAGCCTAAGCCTTTAGCTACATTATGCTGGATACATCAATACCTGTCAAGTACTTTGAGAAGGAAAGGGGACGAAAAATACACAAACCAGCTAAAATTGAAATAAGAAGTCTTGTCAACAGATTCCCAGAAATATCTGTCTAGCTTCTCACtagtttgtttttttaatattctCCTTgatcaaattaaataaaaatctTTCTTGaacttttatgtatatatatcaaGCATCAGTTAGGTTTTGTATTGCTAGATCAAGTTAACTCTTCATTTTCTCTTGTCTAGCAAGATGACATGGACAACTCCTGCAGATGCCATGCCACGGGTGGGATTGTATATTTGTGCAGCATCTCTGGTTTGCACTCTAGCAATTGCAGCCGATGTCTTCCGAGGCTTTCGAAAACGGAAGCTCTGTTTTCCATGCAGATTTCTTACCATCAACGATGTTTCGATTACAGTGATAACAATATCAACAAAGCTACCACTGAATCTAAGCACCAACAATTCTGACAGACTAGGGATTGGAGCAAAGTTTGTCAGCATTATGTTCTTGGTCCCTACTTTAGGGCTTATGAATGACAAGGAACTTCTGCTGAATACCGTGGCCTTGTGTATCCTCATATTCACCATTACTAGAAATATGCAGTTAGTTTTTCAATAATGCCTTTATTGATTCTATATTTGGTAATCGGAACAATATTCTTTTTATTGATTCTTTTAGTTCTATTGTCAATTTCGGTAGCCTTGATGGTTTCAGCATCTAGAAGAGTTTTACAACAACAGTACAAGGAGTTGCACAGATTGATTTCTAATTCTAATCATCAAGAGATAAACTTCTCCAACAAGCGACTCATTCGTTATGTTAAAAAGTATTGGATAATGACAGAGATTGGTAACCCCCAATTTGCAATTGCTTGTTCACCTGTGTCTTCTGCTTTTGGGGTTATCAAAACCATAAATCAGATTATAAGTGGTCAATCAATGTGATTTTTACCTTGCAATTAATTGGGACAATAGTAGGTAGTATAGCACCAATTTTCAGATGTTTGACTGCCACCAGTCACTTCAACCTCTCCATGAAATGGAGCAGGCACCATCTAAACGTATTCCGAGTCGAGAAGCATTGGATTCAAAGGCTTCAGCTTTGGAAAAACAGCCCTGTCCCTACGCATATACCCGGCCGCCATTGCAAGAAGGTTTTCCATAATATCTGAAATGTGATTTTGAACTCTTGTATAGCACTTCAGATAATGATTATAGTTACATTCAACCTCTATTCAATCCTAATTAATCATCATTCGTTCAACTCCTATTAAATCCCCATTGTGGATGCCCTaagtaaaaaaacataatttttcttTGAAATTCTGGAGTTGTTCATCAAATTTCGGACTTGTTCTTGAAATtacaagtgtttttttttttttttttaaatcggaAATTCAGACCGGAATACAGAAAGTTGTTCCAGAATTCAGTCCGAAATGtaattttttgtcaaaaaaatgttttttcttgGTCCGgactaaaaatatttttttatggttATTTTCTTCAAATACACATTAAAATATTGTTAGATTACTTAAAATATTTTTACTTTGGGTCAAGTCTTTAAGAAGGCTGCCAACTACCTACTTAATTACATCAGCAATTGCCCAGCCCTTGATAAGGAAAGGTGGGGGAATTTTACATAAACCGCTAGtatgcaaaataaaaaaaaaatggtaCATCGCTCAACACTTAAAATGTTTTCCATTTAAATCTCTTGTCTAGCAGAATTGGTTGGAAATCTCCTACTGAAGCCATGCCATGGGTGGGACTGTATATTTGCGTAGCATCTCTCGTTTGCACTCTTGCAATGGCAGCTGATGCCTTTCAAGGCTTTAGACAATGGAAACTATGGTTTCCATGCAGATTTTTCTCTATCAATGCTGCTGCCATCACACTGATGGCAGTAGCAATGAAGCTGCCAGTGGATCTATCGGATGACATGTCTGATAGCAGTCATGATATGCTGGCAAAGATGATTTGCATCCTTTTCCTGGTCACCATGTTAGCTAACTCTCTGCGTTCTCTAGGGATAATGAATGACAGGGAACTTCTATTGAACATAATAGCCTTGGGTATTCTTATAATCACCATCACTGTAAATGTTTTGATCCAATTTAGTATTATGCTGCCTTTCCCAGTCATGATACCAATGCTCATATTTATATTTTCCCTTCTATGGCCATTTTCTGTAGCTTTGACAGTTCCAGAAACTAGAAGAATTTTACAACACCAGTACAAGGAGTTGCAGGGACTGGTTTCAAATCATCAGGAGATAAACTTCTCCTCCAAGGCACTCATAATTTATGCTAAGAAGTATTGGATGATGGCTGAGACTGGTAACCCCCAATTTGCAATTGCTTGTTCACCGGTTTCTTCTGCTTTTGGGGTTCTATGCTCATTCATTGCTTGCAGTTCATTTACTCTTTTCATTATCCTGTTTTCTGATACCTCATATTTTCTGtatggaaaatatatattttcagatTATAAGTGGtcaattgatgtaattcttatcTTGCAATTACTTGGGGCAACAGTAGGTAGTATAGCACCAATATTTAGATGTTTGACTGCCACCAGTCATTTCAAACTCTCACAGGAATTGAGCAAGAATCATCTAAATGTGTTCCGAGTGGAGAAGCAACGGATCCAAAGGCTTCAGATGTGGAAAAGCAGCCATGTCTCTTCACATATCCTAGGACGCCATTGCAAAATGGTTTTCCATAACATCAAAAACATGATCTTGAACATTTTCATTGCAGTTCAGATAATGGTTGTGGTTATATGCAACACAATATGCCTCATTCCCATAACTTTTCTGATCTTCCTATCTTGTACTTACTATTTCTGCAAGTCATTGTTGAGAAGCTTTAAAGAAGAAGCAGATGAATCTAACATCCATATGAGATCAGAGATGGAAGAATATGTTGGTTATGTCCTACAAATTGAAGTGAAGGCAAAGCTTTCAAAGAAAATATTAAGAAACATGCTCAATTCTATGACTCGACTTCTTCATGAGTCTGAAAAGAAAGAGCCGGATAATCTTATGACGCTTCTCAAGAAATCTACAGGATTCTATGGAGTAATAGAGTTCGACAATGAGCAAGTCCCACCTTTACATTCAGAAGAAATCCAGAGCTGCTGGAGCCTAGTAGCAGTAACATTAACTGCCATTGCCCTTTCACTTCCTAAAGCAAACTTTCATGTGCAGGGATTACTTGCTAGTATGAGGGAAGGTCTCGATTTTGTAACACATATTGAAGAAAGCCTCAATGCAAACGATGAATTGGTAAAGGCAAAAAAAGCAGCAAGACGTGTGTGGACCGACGTTGAAGTATACTGCAGGTGGCTACAAATTGATCTTCAAAATAAGGCTCGTAAAGGAAAAACGCCAAAGGAGATTCTCCAATGGTTGGGTGATGAAGCAGCAAAAATTGTGATACAGTTCAAGACAAGGAAAAATGTAAGTCTGGATCATTCACTTTGTAAGTTCATTGCTGCAAGTTGTATGTACAAGATCAGCCAAACCATATTGCTTCACTGCAATGGGCAAGAAAATTGGCCAACAGATGAGGATCTTTTTGAGTGGATATCAACCATAATCGCAGATCTGCTATGTGCTTGCTTTACCAACTTACCACGTGTCATAACTATGAAGTGTCATGAAGATGCAATAGAGAAAAGGGAAGATAACATCAGAACTGCAGCTCAGCTTCTTGGTAGATCCATAAAGATCCTGAAAATGCTTAAAAAGCGTCAACTTCCCAACTTAGACATGGAGTCGATGGGGGTACATTGATAAGTGGCATGCATTACCAAAGAGTCAGATACCCAATGGTTCAGCCAGGATTCATTCAGCTTCTTCAAGTTCTAATGAATCTTTGGTAGTAACtataatttgaaaagtttgtGGATCTACTGATTGTGTACTATATAAATCTACCCAGGCTTCTTATGGTTTATCATTTAAATCTAGAATTAAGTCATCATTAGTTTGTTACTTGTTACCGGTCTGTGTGATTTGCATCAAATCTTTTGGCTTTCAGGATTCTCATGTTTTTGTTTTTCTCATTctttcttgaaaaagaaattgTGGTTTCAATTTTTTATCAATGCAAAATTTTTGCAGACTTTTATATAAGGATAGCAAACTTGATAAAAAGTTTCAATTGTGCATTAAACGCCTCCTCTGTGAATCTACAATGAGACATGTAAGAGATGTTAGGTTGTGGGTTAGTAACTACCCTCACAGCCACAATTGTGCAAGCTTAGGCAACAACTTTGTCACAAAACTAACATCATCGATCAATAACACACAAGAAATCCAAACTCCTATTTAACATATCAATAATTCGTACCATATAACAACCAAAACCGAAGCCAAtacaaaatcataaataaataccgTAAGATAATAGATTGATCGATTAATACTTAGGGTTAAACCACATATAAATAGGGATACATAAGGGGCCATTGGCCAAACCTAAACCCTAAGGGCCTTGGGCCTAAACCCTAAATGATAACATACTAACCCTCCCACCCCCCACCCCCTCGCGCGACAGTTTGATCGGGAGGAGTCGATTAAActggaaaataaaacaaaacataaatgaAGACAACAACAACGGCGGTGGCAAAGCTCTGACGATGGCGGCTAACAACGGTGGCTCGTCAGAGAAGGAAAGAGAAGAACGGTGGTTCCTTTGTATAAGAAGAGAGGAGCGGTGGTGATGACAATTATGAAGCCAGTGGTAGAGGGGTCCAGAGAAAAGCGGCGAGAAAGAAAGAGAGTCTGAGTTGCTGCGGACGGAGCCTATTCTGACTGACTTGGAAAATAGATCTGAAAAAGAGACGAGTTGAGGCATGAATATGATAAATAGGAGTTTGGGCAAATTAATTGTAATCAACTGTACACAATCTTACAATTTTTTTCACGAACAAATCATCATAGTTTCTTGGGCAAATTATATGTTTTCTTGAGAAACTTTAAATATATTGTACTAACTACTGAGGCATGAATATTAAAcaatttaaaataatcaaatgcaAACTAGACATGAAGCATTTACTAAAAGAAATTCAATCTAATCACACTTTAAGTTTTACTCATAAAAGCAACCTAATTTTTTCATGGATAATAGCAAGTTACTTTACCAAAACTTCTATTAATAGCAAGGTGACAAGTCATTGGTCGTTATAATCTcaagaaaaaaacaaaagtagaattttgttattattaaaaactTAGAACTTAAAGTATTTTGCTATACTTGAAAATTTTAGTAAACTACGTCCCTATTTCTCATAAttattaaaccctaaaaattataatgtcaatatatttttgtattatgggATAAACATGAATATATTGTAGTGGTTCATGTATATCAATTGTTTTAGAGGCGCCAAATCCAAACTAGACATGCACTTTCACTAAAAGGAATCCAATTTAATGAAACCATAAGTTTTACTCATAATAGCAGGTAACTTTCAATAGATAATTGCAATGTACTTTACCATAATTCCCGATTACAATGTATAGGAGGAACATTATGGGTCATTAGTTATAATCACAAACAAAATCGAAGTAGATTTCTATTATGATTAAATTCAAACTACATGGTTATAACTGGGAATTTGGGTAAAGTATCTTTTTATTTCTCATAATTAACCCTTCAAATGTCAAATTACTTTGTTATAACAGGATACACATTAATATAATGTACTGAGGTGTGGAAATTACTTAAACATTTTAGGAGCTTCACTTGCAAACTAGACATCAAGTATTTACTAAAAGATAACAAACCTAATGACATTTTAAGTTTTACTCATAATACCAACCCACTTTCAGTAAAATAATGTAACATTTTCCAAGTCAATGATAGTTATAATTACAAAGAAATTAAAAATAGATTTCTGTTGTGACTAAAAatcaaagtacgttgctatttaatgaactcacctgttgttggAGATTTTTATCAACTCACTCTTTCAGCTTGTCTAGTCTCAATTTCACCCGCTCTTTAACTAAATTTGCAATTGCAGATTCAGCTTCAAAATGTGGCACCTCCCTTATAATTTCCTTTCCACCATCATCACTATCAACAAAATCTACATCTACAATATGTACAACAATTTGTACAAGATCTTTTTCTAACTTATGTGCAACTCTTAATACTTGCATTGCATCTGGGGTTAATTTGGTAAGTCTTAAAATGAATTGTTTTAATTTGTTTCCACAACAAACATGAAGAGTGGTAGACACATAAACGTTCGGTAGTAGTGGCACTAATGTTGGTTATTCTATATCACTAATgctatttaagtgtaatggggatAATATGTTGATCAATGTCACTTtgacaattattgaacaaatcggTATGGTGTGGAGTGCACATTTGTTTAATTTTGTGTTTGTTGAAAGTATACTACTATTTAGGGGTGAAGCCCCTAAACTAATGGGGATCTGGGGACAGCGCCCCTGGGAGCAGAGTGTAAGGGGCGGCAGCCCTGGCACACAAGGGAAGAGCCCCTGGCTCGGGTCGAAATCCGTATTTTTGGTAAATATACTCGGTTTTGTGATCTATATTATAGACCCGAATTTAAGTTGGTTTATGATGTATAGACAGTTTTAGGACATAAAACTATCATGTGGCAGTTTTAAGACTGGAAATTTTTCTGGTTATATGATCATATCTGAGATCTGTTGTTGGTACACTTCTTCTTCATAACATCTTGAACATTCTCTCTTTTGTTTTCTCAATTCCGATTCTTATCGGAATAAAGATTAGGAGTACCACCTAAATACTTTAATCTGAAAATGAAAACCATaattctcagaatttccaagCCTTTTCTATACTCCAATTCTTACAAAGATTAAAGTATTTATGTGATCATGGCAAGTGGTGATTATGTGAAGGAAATGACAAGTTTGAAAAACTGAACAAGTTTGAAGGGAAAGATTTTCGTAGATggcagaagaagatgaagtttctcCTTACCACTCTAAAAGGGGTGTATGTTTTTAGTACACCCATGCCAATCTTACCAGAATCTGTTAAAGATGAACCTGTGGAGGCAACAAGAAGAACATCAAAGtgggaaaatgatgattacatatgTCATGGTCATATTCTCAATGGTATGTCTGGCTTTCTTTTTGATATCTCTCAAAATTTCGAATCTGCAAAAGAAACGTgggattctcttgaatccaatTACATGGCAGAAGATGCTTCTAGTAAGAAGTTTCTTGTTAGTAACATTATGGGTTACACGATGATTGACTCCAGGCCTGTTATGGAACAATTCCATGAAATGTTAAGGATTCTGGGACAGTTTGTTCAACACAGTTTGAAAATGGATGAAGCCATTTTTGTGGCTATGATCATTGACAAACTACCCCCTTCCTGGAAGGATTTTAAACACAATCTGAAACATAACAAAGTGGAATTGACTTTGACTTAACTTGGAAGCCATTTAAGGATTGAAGATTCCATAAAGACTCAAGAACTTGACAACAATCCTAAAGGGAAGAACCAAGTTGGTTCCTCTTCTGTGAACATGGTGGAAGGAGAAAGTTCAAAGAATCCCAAGAAGTCTAAtggaaaaaggaagtttaaaggaaaggacGACAAGTCTTCCAACAAGAAGGCTAAGTTGGTTTGTTAGATTTGTAAAAAACCGGGTCACTTCAAGAAAGAATGTTGTCTTCGCAAAGTGAACAATGATAGTACTGGACCAAGTGGGTCCAAGGATCTAGAAAAGCAACAAGGTCAGATTTATGTTTCCATGCAGAATTCTAAATATGTtcataattatatttttgtgatttCTGAATCATTTTATGTGCAGGATGATGATGTTGCATGGTGGATTGATTCGGGAGCAACAAGCCATATACGTAAGGATCTTCCTTGGTTCAAGGAATGTCAACCAATTGAAAATGGATTTGTGGTGAAAATGTGAAATGTAGCAACTAAACCAATCCAGGTTTAGGATCTGTTTTACTTTACTTTATTTCTGGAAAGTGTTTGTGtctaaacaatgttttatatgtACCAGGGATTCGAAAGAATCTTGtgtctgaaattattttaaataattgtggttacaaacaagtattagaaagtgacaagtatatcttgtcaagacatggttcttttatGGGAATTGGATATTTATGCAATGGAATGAGTAGACTTAATACTAATTATCCTTTTATTGATAATTCTGTTTGCATGGCTTCTACTAGTActagcaataattttaataaatctgaattatggcatgctagactaggacacaTTCATTATAAGAGATTAAAAGACATGTCTAAAATGAGTTTAATCCCTGCTTTTGATATGCAAAGTAATGgaaaatgtaaaacatgcatgctatTAATATCGCTAGACAACCTTTCAAAGATGTTAGGGAAAGCAAGGTGTTGGATCTTATGcatagtgatttatgtgatttccatgcaacacctttcttggaaacaaaaagtatgttgttacttttattgatgatgcacCTAGATATTTTTATGCCTATTTGCTACATTCTAAGGCTAAAGcacttgataaatttaaaatttataaacaataagttgagattcataaaaatgaaataataaaagtcttgtgtactgatagaggtggtgagtattatgatCCAATTTATTTTGAATCAACTGGAATAATACATCAAACCACAGCTCCTTAtataccacaacaaaatggtgtagctgaaaggaAGAATGGGACTTTGAAAGAAATGTTTAATTCCATATTGTCCTATTCTGGATTAAGTGAATGGTTTTGGGGTGAGGCAATGTTAACTGCCTTGTTACAACTTGAAGAGAGCTCCAAATAAAAGGAGTAAGAATACTCCTTATGAACTTTGGTGTAAAAAGGTACCAAGTTTGAGTTATCTCAAAGTTTGGGGCTGTAGAGCAGTAGTAAGGCTCACTGAACCCAAAAGGAAAACATTGGGTGAGAGAGGTGTagattgtatctttattggatatgctAAGCATTCCAAAACAtatagattctatgttttagaatctaatgacTTTGTGTCTATAAATACAGTGATAGAGTTAAGAGATGCTATCtttgatgaagaaagatttacatcTATACCTAGACCAAGGGACATGATTCATCAATCTTCCAGCAGGAGTATTACTCAAGATGAAGATGTTTATGGTGGTGCAAGTTCAGTACCTGAACCTAGGAAAAGCACAAGAGCAAGAAAAACCAAGTCTTTTGGATCTGATTTTCAACTTTATCTAgttgaaggaacaaggaatgagacTATATGTCAAAaacaatattgttttaatattgaggAGGATCCAAATACTTTTAGTGAAGTTATGGCTTCCAGGGATGTTCATTTCTGGAAAGAAGCAATTcaggatgagattgattctatcatgcataacaatacttAGGTATTGCCGGATTTACCTTCTGGTTGCAATACATTGGGGAGTAAGTGGATCCTTAAAAGGAAAATGAAGGTGGATGGCATAATTGATAAATATAAAGCCATAttggttatccaaggctttaggaAAAAGGAAGGCATTGACttctttgatacttatgctcCTGTTGCTAGAATTTCCACTATTAGATTATTGTTAGCTCTTGCAGctatacataatcttgtgattcaccaaatggatgtgaaagcTGCATTCTTAAATGATGACTTGGATTAGGAAATTtacatgaaacaacctgaagggATTGTTATGCCTGGTAATGAACATAAGGTGtgcaagttgaagaaatcattatatgatttgaaacaagcaccaaaacaatggcatcaaaagtttgatgatgtgATTTTGTCTAATGGTTTTACATTAAACCATGCTGACAAATGTGTATATAACAAATTTGATTCTTCTGGTAATGGAGTTATAATTTgtctatatgttgatgatatgttaGTTTTTTGTACTGATCAAGGTGAAGTTGAGAAAGccaagaaattcttatcatcCAGTTTTGATATGAAAGACATAGGGGAGGATGaggtaattcttggtataagaattatcaaaggaAACAATGGaatttcaatttctcaatctcattactgtaacatccataaaatccgagccaatttaaaactttttaaatcatttaaaaccattataTGATTACAATTTGGTTTCAAACTAGTTTAAAAATTAGAGTCCCcataaatcataatcatcaatcgaggaagtgtacggtcatgccttcgcctttccgCGGTCATCcgttgaacctgaaacaataaactgaaactgtaagcccgaaagtttagtgagttacccccaaaacacccatacacacaa is a window of Lactuca sativa cultivar Salinas chromosome 1, Lsat_Salinas_v11, whole genome shotgun sequence DNA encoding:
- the LOC111891320 gene encoding uncharacterized protein LOC111891320 produces the protein MAADAFQGFRQWKLWFPCRFFSINAAAITLMAVAMKLPVDLSDDMSDSSHDMLAKMICILFLVTMLANSLRSLGIMNDRELLLNIIALGILIITITVNVLIQFSIMLPFPVMIPMLIFIFSLLWPFSVALTVPETRRILQHQYKELQGLVSNHQEINFSSKALIIYAKKYWMMAETGNPQFAIACSPVSSAFGVLCSFIACSSFTLFIILFSDTSYFLYGKYIFSDYKWSIDVILILQLLGATVGSIAPIFRCLTATSHFKLSQELSKNHLNVFRVEKQRIQRLQMWKSSHVSSHILGRHCKMVFHNIKNMILNIFIAVQIMVVVICNTICLIPITFLIFLSCTYYFCKSLLRSFKEEADESNIHMRSEMEEYVGYVLQIEVKAKLSKKILRNMLNSMTRLLHESEKKEPDNLMTLLKKSTGFYGVIEFDNEQVPPLHSEEIQSCWSLVAVTLTAIALSLPKANFHVQGLLASMREGLDFVTHIEESLNANDELVKAKKAARRVWTDVEVYCRWLQIDLQNKARKGKTPKEILQWLGDEAAKIVIQFKTRKNVSLDHSLCKFIAASCMYKISQTILLHCNGQENWPTDEDLFEWISTIIADLLCACFTNLPRVITMKCHEDAIEKREDNIRTAAQLLGRSIKILKMLKKRQLPNLDMESMGVH